The following coding sequences lie in one bacterium genomic window:
- the tsaD gene encoding tRNA (adenosine(37)-N6)-threonylcarbamoyltransferase complex transferase subunit TsaD: protein MLILGIETSCDETSASIVKDGKTIISNIITSQDEIHAPFGGIVPELASREQLESIGWVVREALDKANIPLNKMDAIAVTYGPGLAGSLLIGVEFSKALSYALSIPLIGVNHIQAHLYANFLETSEIKFPYIGLIISGGHTSLFYVKDFLTYSFLGQTRDDACGEAFDKGAQILKLGYPGGPVIDRISKKGNPSAIKFPRAKMKNPFDFSFSGLKTSLLRYVEKRGEITKKELPDIAASFQEAIADTLVKKTILAAEYKKTNTIIVGGGVSANSRIRFKMRQEANKNNLKVYFPNQLKLCTDNAAMIAGLAYWMFKKGKTSSLTLDAKPNLF from the coding sequence ATGCTAATACTTGGAATAGAAACGTCCTGCGATGAAACGTCCGCTTCAATTGTAAAAGACGGAAAAACAATTATATCTAATATAATAACTTCCCAAGACGAAATTCACGCTCCTTTTGGCGGTATCGTCCCCGAACTTGCATCGCGTGAACAATTAGAAAGCATAGGTTGGGTCGTAAGAGAAGCACTTGATAAAGCAAATATCCCGCTAAACAAAATGGACGCAATAGCAGTAACTTACGGGCCCGGGCTTGCAGGTTCATTGTTAATAGGCGTCGAATTTTCAAAGGCGCTCTCATATGCTTTATCCATTCCGCTTATCGGTGTAAATCATATCCAAGCCCATCTTTACGCAAATTTTTTAGAAACTTCCGAAATAAAATTCCCATATATCGGTTTGATAATCTCCGGAGGGCACACTTCGCTTTTTTATGTTAAAGATTTTCTGACCTATTCTTTTCTGGGGCAAACAAGAGACGACGCTTGCGGAGAAGCATTTGATAAGGGAGCACAAATCTTGAAATTAGGTTATCCCGGCGGGCCTGTTATAGACAGAATAAGCAAAAAAGGCAATCCTTCCGCAATAAAATTTCCTCGCGCTAAAATGAAAAATCCTTTCGATTTTAGTTTTTCGGGACTCAAAACCTCACTTTTAAGATATGTGGAAAAAAGAGGAGAAATCACAAAAAAAGAACTTCCCGACATAGCCGCAAGCTTTCAGGAAGCAATAGCTGATACGCTTGTTAAAAAAACTATTCTTGCCGCGGAATACAAAAAAACAAATACAATAATCGTTGGCGGAGGCGTCTCAGCAAACTCAAGAATACGCTTTAAAATGCGACAGGAGGCAAATAAAAATAACTTAAAAGTCTATTTCCCGAATCAACTTAAATTATGTACGGACAACGCCGCAATGATTGCGGGTTTGGCTTATTGGATGTTT
- a CDS encoding divergent polysaccharide deacetylase family protein gives MDNKKKLIFGLLALLIIGTSIWGIRNHKKVYPVKEASLSSLVENSLNKSFITLGITKENIVKKYLEEKSLNGKEKWIQVHEEFVVKESISLNEALKVIEKNTKHSGGKILSYCFFEDGKKLQISLGKENITTHSLVISKENIPKISIIIDDMGYGREVEKEILKLSFPLTISVLPHQKASQKIAELAHKLGFEVMLHQPLQSIYTNRNTSQGLITEGMNKEEIKSTFMQNLKTVPYAVGVNNHEGSKGMGQEEMMSELLDIIKKEGMFFVNSLTTSNPSAKKIALAKGLKYIQRDTFLDNEKNEEYIAQQIDELISQALSNGQAIGIAHPGRATLNALKKGLPKIEAEGIKIVPISQLLEK, from the coding sequence ATGGACAATAAAAAAAAATTAATATTCGGTCTTTTAGCGTTGTTAATCATAGGAACAAGCATCTGGGGAATACGAAATCATAAAAAAGTATATCCGGTCAAAGAAGCCTCATTATCCTCTTTAGTAGAAAACTCCCTGAATAAATCTTTTATCACTTTAGGCATAACAAAAGAAAATATAGTCAAGAAATATTTGGAAGAAAAATCCTTAAACGGGAAAGAAAAATGGATTCAAGTCCATGAAGAATTTGTAGTCAAAGAATCCATATCGCTAAATGAAGCTCTGAAGGTTATAGAAAAAAACACAAAACACTCAGGCGGGAAGATATTGTCCTATTGTTTCTTTGAAGACGGTAAAAAGCTACAAATATCATTAGGTAAAGAAAACATTACTACACATTCTTTAGTTATAAGCAAAGAAAATATACCCAAAATCTCTATAATAATTGATGATATGGGATATGGAAGAGAAGTAGAAAAAGAAATATTAAAACTTTCTTTTCCATTAACAATTTCAGTTCTTCCTCATCAGAAAGCTTCTCAAAAAATTGCCGAGTTAGCTCACAAATTGGGATTTGAAGTTATGTTACACCAACCTCTCCAATCCATATATACTAATCGCAACACAAGTCAGGGGCTGATTACAGAAGGGATGAATAAAGAAGAAATTAAATCTACTTTTATGCAAAACTTAAAGACAGTTCCTTATGCCGTAGGAGTCAATAATCATGAAGGTTCCAAAGGTATGGGGCAAGAGGAAATGATGTCTGAATTGTTAGATATCATAAAAAAAGAAGGAATGTTCTTTGTTAATAGCCTTACAACCTCCAATCCCAGCGCAAAAAAAATAGCACTCGCAAAAGGATTGAAATATATTCAAAGAGATACATTTCTCGACAATGAAAAAAACGAAGAATATATAGCCCAACAAATTGATGAATTGATTTCTCAAGCATTATCAAACGGACAAGCCATAGGGATAGCGCATCCCGGACGCGCAACATTAAATGCCCTTAAAAAAGGGCTCCCTAAAATAGAAGCCGAAGGAATCAAAATAGTTCCTATTTCACAACTGTTGGAGAAATAA